Part of the Anopheles coluzzii chromosome 3, AcolN3, whole genome shotgun sequence genome is shown below.
AAGTGATTCACGGGCAGACGATGAAGAACCTGAAGCTGGCCAAGCAGTCGGCTGCATTCAACGCGTGCAAGCGGCTGTTTGAGGTGGGCGAGCTGAACATGTATCTGTTGCCGATCGCGACCAAGGATAAGGTGGAAGAGCTGAGCGAACAGTACTTCAAGCATTGGCGCAAGATGTCGGATGGTAAGTCGGGGGTGGAAGTCATGAGTCTTGTAGCTTTGCATTGACCCAATTTCCACTCCtttttgcaaaaacagaaCCGAATCCCAAGCAGGCAGGAACGATGAAGTACGTGCGTGGGCACAAGATCGTCTATCCGGAGGAAACGGTCGGCTGCACCCCGCAAGCGGACGGCGAGCAGTGCTACGTGTACATCGTTCGCATGCGCGCCCACTTTGACGCCAACACGCATCTGGAAAATGTGCGCATCTTTCAGGAGCTGTACAGCAGCGCGAATAATTTTGGCATCCTGACGCGCAAACGGCTCCCGCGGCTGGCGCGCATGAAGCTGTTCGTGACGCTCGGTGCGATCGGCGTCGAGATTGTGCCGGAACCGGTGTGCATTACGCTGGCGCCCGACTCGGGCGAGCTGCAGCGGCTGAAACGCTTCCATCTGCTGCTGTTCCGCGATCTGCTCAAGGTGTGGAAACCGTTCACCGTGCTGGACGCGCTGCCGGAGGAGAACGGCTTTCTGATCGTGCCGATGCTGCGCTCGCAGTCCATCGACTGGGAGCTGATGGGTAAGTTCCCGTACCTGCGGCCGGCGGCGGAAACGAGCACCCGCGCCCGGCAGCACCTGCGGTTCGAGACGGAGCAGTATCTGCTGCGCGTCGTCCACCCGTGGTACAAGAACGATCCGGATCAGAACTacgtggtggtgcgcgtgcGGGACGATCTGCGCCCGACCAGCCCCTTCCCGAACGCCAAGTACGACTCGTACGAGCAGTACTTTGCGCAGGAACACCACCAGGTGGTGGTGCGGCACGAGGACCAGTTCCTGATCGAGGTGAAGGGCATTACGACCAGCCTGAACCGGCTGCACCCGGGCGCCGAAGCGGACGGTGGGGCATCGACCCGCTCGCGCTACTGGGAGTTCCAGGAGATACTGATACCGGAGCTGGTGCACAACTTCGAGTTTCCGGCGGACTACTGGCTGAAGGCGACGCTGCTGCCGAGCGCGCTGCACCGCGTGCACTATCTGCTGCTGGCGGAGGGCATACGGGTGGATTTGGCCCGGAACGCGCAGGTAGGCAGCGAGCATTGCGAGTGGGTCGAGGACGTTACCATCGACCGGGTGCTCTCGATCGAGCACCAAAAGTTGACTGCACTGTACGGCGgggaagacgacgacgacgaggaggacgaggatgatgatgaggaggaAAAGGATAGCGATGAGGAGGGCGCACGCTCTATGCAGGTGGCATGCCGTCCGGCGGTGGATCCAAAGCAGCCCAGCGGaaagcagctgctgcaggtgCTGAACCAAATCCACAGCGATTCGATCTCGCTGGCCGATCGGGTCCAGTACCCGTGGGAGGAAAACGAGCAGCCGAAGGATTTGGAGCGCAACTGGGACACGGTGAGCAAGATCGACATAGACTACTACGCGAGCTTCGTGAAGAAGTACGAGCAGCAGGCGGTAACGATCGTGACCGACGTGAACCGGTCGGTGACGGAGACCAACATCGACCGTATGCTGGCGAACCTGAACATGAATAAGAACGAGGCGGAGGCATCGCCCGTGAAAGCTTTGCCCGCGCTCGAGGACGGCCACGGGCCGGTCGCGCAGATTGCGATGCTCCGGCTGACGATGGACAACACGGCGAACGTGGCACTGCAGCAGTCGGACCTGCTGCAAGCGCTCACCACCAAATCGTCCGCTGACGTGTTCAATCTCGAGCGGTTCGAGGTGCTCGGCGACGCGTTCCTCAAGTTTGCCGTCTCGGTGTACATCTTGTTCCGCCATACCAGCTGGCACGAGGGCTACCTGACCACGTGCAAGGGCCGGATGGTGAGCAACCGCAACCTGCTGTACTGTGCGATGGGGTACGGGCTGCCGGGCAAGATTAAGGCGCATCCGTTCGATCCGAAGAACGACTGGGTGCCACCGCTGTCCACCGTACCGGGCGCCGTCCGGCGGGCGATGGTCGACGCGAACGAGTCGCCCGCGCTGCTCTACAACCTGAAGCTCACCGAGGAGGAGATACAGTCGGGCGTGGTAGCGCAGGCCACGGTGGACAAGTTCCTGCCGCTGATCGAGCAGGCGCCCGCACCGTCCCAGTCGACCCTGCACACCGTGCTGCAGCAGGTGCAGATCCGGGACAAGGTGGTGGCGGACGTGACCGAAGCCCTGCTCGGCGTGTGCGTCAAGACGGTCGGGTACGAGCGGTCGTTCCGCTTCCTCTCCCACCTGGGCATCATCCCGAAGGGTGCGGACGTGCCGATGCTGTTGCGCACGACCACCTTCCCGATCGGTGACTACTTCCCGGTGCGGCACAAGGTCGACCAGCTGCTGTGCAATCCGGAGCGGATCGAGGCGACGCTCGGGTACCGGTTCCGCAACCGCACCTACCTGCTGCAAGCGTTCACGCACACGTCGTACATGTCCAACAGCCTGACCGGCTCCTACCAGCAGCTCGAGTTTCTCGGCGACGCCGTGCTGGACTTTCTCGTGTCGATGTACATCTACGAGCGCAACCCGTCGATGTCGCCCGGCCAGCTGACCGATCTGCGCTCGGCGCTGGTGAACAACGTCAATCTGGCGTGCGTGCTCGTGCGCAACGAGCTGCACCGCCACATCCTCTCCCAGTCGCCCATGCTGACGGATGCGATCGGGAAGTTTGTGGCGGTGCACCGGTGCCACCGGAACCAGGGCAGCAACTGGGTGCGCCTGCTGACCGAGGAGTCCGACACACCGATGGCGGAGTACGTGGACGTGCCGAAGGTGCTGGGCGACGTGCTGGAGGCGCTGATCGGGGCGATCTATCTCGACAGTGGGAACGATCTGGTCGCCACCTGGGAGGTGTGCTTCCGGCTGTTGCGCGACGAGATTGCGGACTTTACGCGCAAAACACCGATCCAGGTGGTGCGCCAGCTGTACGAGCATCCGGAGGCGAGCCCCCACTTTAGTGCCCCGTTcgtggaggaggaggtggtgtATGTGAAGCTGTCCTACACGCACCGCTCCCAGCGCCAGACGGTGTACGGGTTCGGCAAAAACAAGGACGACGCTAAGCGTGCCGCCGCCAAGATTGCTCTCAGCAAGATTATGTAgtaaaggagagagagagagagagtgggagagagatTGAGAGACAGTTGAGGAGGATTGCAGGAAAGCAACCTCCCAACGTTATTGCCTTATGCTGACTGAGTTGGGAAGGGAAGCTGTTACTAGTATTGGGATTGAGGGTGCAGCATGTTAAGCTAAGTTACCTTAGCGCGGCTGGTTTTAATATGTATGCTTTGTGTCGCGTCCTAATGTCCTGTAGCATCTCAGGATGTCCTGGAATGTCCAGTTTCGATTGTATGCCTTTGTGTGGGATGTAATGTCACATGCTGTAAGCGTTAAGTAATCGTATTAGTATCCTAGTAGCTTTAGGATTTGCGTTAGTTGTCTCTTTTTGCTGTCGACGGATTACCCGCAGTGCAACGAGCAAATGCTTCTCTAATTTCTTCcattattgttataaacataGAACAAGCCCTGTCAAAGCTTACATTTAAATGGAACCAATAAATAaacgatttgtttttattaaagaGAAAAAACTCCTCACAGCGTCGTGTCGTGTACAAACGAAGTGGTTGTACCCTAGAGCAAAGCCGATACTCCTAGAATCAATGATTGcagctagcagcagcagcagtgcggaATATGGAAATTATCGTTCCGAAATCGTTATCGTTGAGCTCACTATAACTACCATCTACAAGATGCTAAGTAATCTATAATCTCGCCTCTTAAACAGGTGCCTACACTTTAGTTTGTGATTACTATTTTGAGCCCCCTCCTCCCTCGATGAGTTCTTTCTGCTTCTATATCACCGAATCCCGTCCCGTCGATCCGTTATTGCCACCGCCGTATCCGTGGTgctcgtcgtcatcgtcctcCCCGTGCAGTGTGATGATGCTCGAGTCGCCGAGCGGGGCCGCCGCCAGCACCAGATTCTCCATCGAGTGACCACGGCGCAGCAGCGTGTTGCGCAGTGTTTGCGTGAAGCCTGCGCCGCCGTTTGCGGACGTTGGTGCAACGGTGGTGGTCGTGCCTGGGCGCAGAACCTGCCGCACGTCGGACGCGGTAAAGCTTGGCGGGTGTGATGATGTTGGCTGTGCTGCTGTCGGTTCGCCCGCTGCATTGAGCGAACGGTACCGGCGGCCACTGCCCAGCGTGGCCGAGTTGTAGAGGATGCGCGGAGCCACCGCCGACGGATGGTGGTTCGCTAGCTCGAGTCCAGCCATTGGCATGGCGCACGGACCGCCGAATTGCTGCAAAGCGGAACAGTAGTCGGGCGGCGGCAGTTCATCGCCCGTGGACGGGTTCGCCCCGAGACTGTCGGGGGCCGTTTGCGGTAGGGCGGTACGTTGCCGTACGGACGGTGCACTGCCGCTCGTTTCGCCCATCAGACGGCGCACACTGCGGCGTATGCTGTTGCGCAGCAGCTTGGCAATGCGCGCCCCGGTCGCTGTGGTGTAGGAGGGTGGCGGCGTGTACTTCGGCGGAGCGTCATCCGCATCCCGCACCGAGCGGGAATCCATCGAGATGGTGATGGTCGGTTCGGAGCTGTCCCGGCCGCCAGCAGCGCCACCGTTGCGCGTACGTTGCAGTCGCGACGATACAGCCGCCCGGCGCGTCTGCATCATACGGAGCGAGTTGCCGGTGTCGCCATCTATCGATGGTCGCAGCAGTAAATCCACACGCTGCAAAAGAAAACGGGGGTTAGGCTGATTTTCGGCTCCCATTCCCGCCCAAACTTACGTCCAATATGTCGGGCGGACCGCGGCAAAGGTAGCGATAGATTTGGATCACCATGACGACCGGCACCAGAAGAAGAAAGCTGACCTGCACGAACCCACCGACCTGGCGAGCCCACAGCGGCCAGTAGTTGCTGGCGCCCGTGGCCGATGTCGATGCGGCGGCCGCCACCGTCGATGCGGAGGACCAGTTGAAGAGGGCCGCACTGTTCGACAGCCGGTACTGCAGGATGCACAGAAAGATGAGCCCGATCGGGATGAGGAAGTTCCACGCGAACGCCACGAAGGCCGAAAACGATTGCAGCATCTGCAGATCGTTGACTAGAATGTCACCTGTTGGGCGAGGGAGGAGAGATGTTAGTTTGCTCGGAAGAGGCAAGTGAGAGGTGACCACTCACTTGTGAAAGGACGACCGCGCACGAGAAACAGTGCCAGAATGTGTCCGATCCAGAGCAGCAGTAGCCACCAGGCAGCACCGAGGATCGTGTCGAGATAGTGCACAATATGGATGCCACCTTCCGTTGCCAGGGGCATCCCGAGCAGTAGGCCCGTGACGCAGCTCAGCAGGATGGAGGACGGTGCGTCACCGATAGCACCGGCGATCGGCTTCCACATCACGCACAGCTGTCCCAGCCCGAACAGTACGAGCGCTAGATACCCGATCATACCCCAGATCGGGGCAATGTGTTCCGGTGTGGCGGCGGCAAGAGCGGCGGGTAGCAGCTCGGTCACAAGCCGCAGTGCCTGGTAGCCTGACTCACGACTCGGATCGGCGTACGATCGCTTAAAGCTTTCGCCGACGACGGTCGAGTAGCGAAGCAGCCACCGATTGGGCATGGTCGCGTGTTGTGGCGGTAGTGGTTGATTAGCCGGCCGTAGGAACACGTTTGTGCCTAGGTTTTctggagagcgagagacaaaaaaacatcattagaTTGAAGTTTAAGAGAGGCATAAATAGAAAAACTTATACTTTACCATAAGAACCAGGCAAGTAGTAGTATCCGCGACTGTTGAGAATCTGCACACAAGCACTGCCAAGGACGGCGGCAAGTATCAGCACGGTGAGCGTAATGAACGCGACCAGAAACGCATCACGCCGCAGCTCCCGGCGGGTCCGCACATTGCAGCTTCCCTTCCGATTGCTGCGACAGTTCAGTGCGTAGATCGACACCCCGAGCAGGCCCCACGTTAGGAACGTTTCCTGCGCCGCGCTGGTCCAGCTGCGCGAGTTCAGAAAGAAGTCCTGCCAATCCGTTGCCGGGAAGATGTTCTGCACGCTGTCGTAGTCGATGAACGTGAGGAACTTGGCGCAAACGGCGGTAAGTGCCGCAAACGCGCCAACAAACACGCCGATGGTGATCTTCCCCAGTGAGCGAATGCCGCGGCACAGTGCCACAAACACGAACGTCCAGATGATGGCCAGATTGAACGCGAGCTGAAAGCGTATCGCTCCGATGCCGCTAGCACGAGAAGTCGACTGTGAGACGGGTGGTAGATTGCGCCCACCGTATCCGGTCGGCAGGGAGCTGGACACTGCCTGATGGGCGAGATAGTAGCGCTGCAGCACGACGCCGTTGAAGTAGTCCGCCACCGTATCCGGCAGCCGGTAGGATTGATTGTCCCGTCCACTGTGGTACGCCTCGAACGGTTCCTGCCAGCGGTACTTCTCGTTGCGCATGATGAACGCATCCCGAAAGTACACCAGCACCCAGGCAAGCGAAATGGCCGAGTACAGCGCAATGAGGGTCTGGGCAAGCAGCAGCGCTATCCCAATCCCCTTGCAGATCGGGCTGATGCGCCACATCGTAACAGGGCCGCCCCGAATGCGCGCACCCAGCACCATCTGCAGCCACAGCATCGGGATGCCGAACAGGAGCGAGAAGAGTAGAAACTGCACCACAAAATTGGCACCGAAGTGGACGCTAAACACGGCAAAGCGTGAGATGTTAAACAGCCCGAGGGTGCAGAAGGTGGTGGCTAGCGAGCGCGAGATGGCGTGTGGCCAGCGTGCCTTCGGTCGGCCGTCACTGcgccggctgctgctccgcTGTGGGCTTGCTTCCGTGTCGGACTCGtcgttttcgttgttgttgccgcCGCCGGCAGTCGGTGCGGTTGAGGCAGTGGCCGGTTCGGCGGCCTGAGTCGTGGTGGAGGCGCAGCGCCGTTGCACTTCCGAGGAGTTGCGCTGTCTTCGGCCGTTGGATGAGGAGCGGATTGGCTGTGCACTGCTGCCGATAGAGGCATTTTCGTCTCGCACATCAACACCGCGTGAGAATGGAGCAGACCCAGCCTCAGTTGATCCATCGACCGGTTGTTCCAACGTTCGACGAGTCCTAtgaagaacaagaaaaagggggAAGTTAGTCGCTTCAATCATATCACCATCACATCGAAACGGTCTCTGTTACACATCGGAAAAGG
Proteins encoded:
- the LOC120956575 gene encoding endoribonuclease Dicer isoform X2, yielding MLPENKEPMEDFAPRNYQVQMKEICLAKNTIIFLPTGSGKTYIALMVMKEISHQLRNTVHEGGKRTFFLANTVALAKQQAQFFARHMPFNVRLYTSEVNVDAWKSDRWHEEFSEGQVIICTAQILLDVLRHGYMSPANINLIVFDECHRAVGQHPMHAIMKEIVAAPASERPRVLGLSGTLLFKELKMASQVPDELERLENTFSSTIATVANYDDYATVASFSTNPNEVLVTYSKPAVHLLPLVKEMWPRIDAFVEWLLQVYLPEYSTQSTRTLQKSFCKPLKEVKRALTEFKHQLEEHGMYAGSLAILAVIVQLEVSKRQSPCDKARQVYRSAISFCESIRHELVEAMSGLRGTHQILSFSSDQARKLLKYLEDSYRTAEDQNKQALVFVKRRFTAKVLYHLIRIYFHCLSKRDNEDELVEPIVKPDFIVGANAALEESIDAILVVREDRRVIENFRKRKINVLCATNVLEEGIDLQMCNMVIMYDAPLSYASFMQSKGRARMETSTYLMMTPAADLQQFAKRMKLYRDIENRLKEELVGKTINRPEPLENDVRKELLDDLIPPFYTPFKAKLDALSAIQLLNRYCMSMPRDLFTGSNVTWERIDRSPTEIIVTVKLPLQSTVREVIHGQTMKNLKLAKQSAAFNACKRLFEVGELNMYLLPIATKDKVEELSEQYFKHWRKMSDEPNPKQAGTMKYVRGHKIVYPEETVGCTPQADGEQCYVYIVRMRAHFDANTHLENVRIFQELYSSANNFGILTRKRLPRLARMKLFVTLGAIGVEIVPEPVCITLAPDSGELQRLKRFHLLLFRDLLKVWKPFTVLDALPEENGFLIVPMLRSQSIDWELMGKFPYLRPAAETSTRARQHLRFETEQYLLRVVHPWYKNDPDQNYVVVRVRDDLRPTSPFPNAKYDSYEQYFAQEHHQVVVRHEDQFLIEVKGITTSLNRLHPGAEADGGASTRSRYWEFQEILIPELVHNFEFPADYWLKATLLPSALHRVHYLLLAEGIRVDLARNAQVGSEHCEWVEDVTIDRVLSIEHQKLTALYGGEDDDDEEDEDDDEEEKDSDEEGARSMQVACRPAVDPKQPSGKQLLQVLNQIHSDSISLADRVQYPWEENEQPKDLERNWDTVSKIDIDYYASFVKKYEQQAVTIVTDVNRSVTETNIDRMLANLNMNKNEAEASPVKALPALEDGHGPVAQIAMLRLTMDNTANVALQQSDLLQALTTKSSADVFNLERFEVLGDAFLKFAVSVYILFRHTSWHEGYLTTCKGRMVSNRNLLYCAMGYGLPGKIKAHPFDPKNDWVPPLSTVPGAVRRAMVDANESPALLYNLKLTEEEIQSGVVAQATVDKFLPLIEQAPAPSQSTLHTVLQQVQIRDKVVADVTEALLGVCVKTVGYERSFRFLSHLGIIPKGADVPMLLRTTTFPIGDYFPVRHKVDQLLCNPERIEATLGYRFRNRTYLLQAFTHTSYMSNSLTGSYQQLEFLGDAVLDFLVSMYIYERNPSMSPGQLTDLRSALVNNVNLACVLVRNELHRHILSQSPMLTDAIGKFVAVHRCHRNQGSNWVRLLTEESDTPMAEYVDVPKVLGDVLEALIGAIYLDSGNDLVATWEVCFRLLRDEIADFTRKTPIQVVRQLYEHPEASPHFSAPFVEEEVVYVKLSYTHRSQRQTVYGFGKNKDDAKRAAAKIALSKIM
- the LOC120956575 gene encoding endoribonuclease Dicer isoform X1; amino-acid sequence: MLPEQQQNKEPMEDFAPRNYQVQMKEICLAKNTIIFLPTGSGKTYIALMVMKEISHQLRNTVHEGGKRTFFLANTVALAKQQAQFFARHMPFNVRLYTSEVNVDAWKSDRWHEEFSEGQVIICTAQILLDVLRHGYMSPANINLIVFDECHRAVGQHPMHAIMKEIVAAPASERPRVLGLSGTLLFKELKMASQVPDELERLENTFSSTIATVANYDDYATVASFSTNPNEVLVTYSKPAVHLLPLVKEMWPRIDAFVEWLLQVYLPEYSTQSTRTLQKSFCKPLKEVKRALTEFKHQLEEHGMYAGSLAILAVIVQLEVSKRQSPCDKARQVYRSAISFCESIRHELVEAMSGLRGTHQILSFSSDQARKLLKYLEDSYRTAEDQNKQALVFVKRRFTAKVLYHLIRIYFHCLSKRDNEDELVEPIVKPDFIVGANAALEESIDAILVVREDRRVIENFRKRKINVLCATNVLEEGIDLQMCNMVIMYDAPLSYASFMQSKGRARMETSTYLMMTPAADLQQFAKRMKLYRDIENRLKEELVGKTINRPEPLENDVRKELLDDLIPPFYTPFKAKLDALSAIQLLNRYCMSMPRDLFTGSNVTWERIDRSPTEIIVTVKLPLQSTVREVIHGQTMKNLKLAKQSAAFNACKRLFEVGELNMYLLPIATKDKVEELSEQYFKHWRKMSDEPNPKQAGTMKYVRGHKIVYPEETVGCTPQADGEQCYVYIVRMRAHFDANTHLENVRIFQELYSSANNFGILTRKRLPRLARMKLFVTLGAIGVEIVPEPVCITLAPDSGELQRLKRFHLLLFRDLLKVWKPFTVLDALPEENGFLIVPMLRSQSIDWELMGKFPYLRPAAETSTRARQHLRFETEQYLLRVVHPWYKNDPDQNYVVVRVRDDLRPTSPFPNAKYDSYEQYFAQEHHQVVVRHEDQFLIEVKGITTSLNRLHPGAEADGGASTRSRYWEFQEILIPELVHNFEFPADYWLKATLLPSALHRVHYLLLAEGIRVDLARNAQVGSEHCEWVEDVTIDRVLSIEHQKLTALYGGEDDDDEEDEDDDEEEKDSDEEGARSMQVACRPAVDPKQPSGKQLLQVLNQIHSDSISLADRVQYPWEENEQPKDLERNWDTVSKIDIDYYASFVKKYEQQAVTIVTDVNRSVTETNIDRMLANLNMNKNEAEASPVKALPALEDGHGPVAQIAMLRLTMDNTANVALQQSDLLQALTTKSSADVFNLERFEVLGDAFLKFAVSVYILFRHTSWHEGYLTTCKGRMVSNRNLLYCAMGYGLPGKIKAHPFDPKNDWVPPLSTVPGAVRRAMVDANESPALLYNLKLTEEEIQSGVVAQATVDKFLPLIEQAPAPSQSTLHTVLQQVQIRDKVVADVTEALLGVCVKTVGYERSFRFLSHLGIIPKGADVPMLLRTTTFPIGDYFPVRHKVDQLLCNPERIEATLGYRFRNRTYLLQAFTHTSYMSNSLTGSYQQLEFLGDAVLDFLVSMYIYERNPSMSPGQLTDLRSALVNNVNLACVLVRNELHRHILSQSPMLTDAIGKFVAVHRCHRNQGSNWVRLLTEESDTPMAEYVDVPKVLGDVLEALIGAIYLDSGNDLVATWEVCFRLLRDEIADFTRKTPIQVVRQLYEHPEASPHFSAPFVEEEVVYVKLSYTHRSQRQTVYGFGKNKDDAKRAAAKIALSKIM
- the LOC120956576 gene encoding uncharacterized protein LOC120956576, with protein sequence MEEAVNHLTNSQSTAKTMANDGGVIPEYCTLPRPAARTRPDPAEHQHVAGWRATGGDHFYTLRPAKPAPAMGGVGGRIKPTAAGGSSSFRKVPTAEDLAEESPNRSLLLYEQNMSTFENFCERRNSERQLQQQPQQAEEEEQEQDSGQLAPESLGNFCTLRKGRRTSNGADVRREKGPFGGAYCTLKKKKLQLNRKFVESFLEDPNAKVVDYLSELDAYLDEMDGGVDEDDADDDDEVATAMSDDSDSASAGSEDRPASETVLQLASECQNGSKREAEQVGESLQYYQPSEVRRRAAGEASESGVSFGELYQEDRIKFGDIKHFCTLPKQKRTQFLNAFRRGASLRRSVVGPKPTNDGGERRAQHNPERKTVTGDERTESRHNTDEHEAASTGNSLPRHGPSWDESASPHHHRSWHRNSMRKKHLIELPEQDTVAAAPSTTASQESLLEANELSSISTLPVDEVPATLDPIGASLVVALPPSPVPFVERTEREQIVASAPPASLSSSPQPPQLLETDLDGMLVQERPRQAGRRAQSQPRIGSITVVRDAATNELIIRTNSVPGQPPTAPPAEELLTQLHHEIHHPQQNRQHHHGRYVAESEEGSSMGSSRNPSPVSLLSTTTTCSSIASAADNANDRTRRTLEQPVDGSTEAGSAPFSRGVDVRDENASIGSSAQPIRSSSNGRRQRNSSEVQRRCASTTTQAAEPATASTAPTAGGGNNNENDESDTEASPQRSSSRRSDGRPKARWPHAISRSLATTFCTLGLFNISRFAVFSVHFGANFVVQFLLFSLLFGIPMLWLQMVLGARIRGGPVTMWRISPICKGIGIALLLAQTLIALYSAISLAWVLVYFRDAFIMRNEKYRWQEPFEAYHSGRDNQSYRLPDTVADYFNGVVLQRYYLAHQAVSSSLPTGYGGRNLPPVSQSTSRASGIGAIRFQLAFNLAIIWTFVFVALCRGIRSLGKITIGVFVGAFAALTAVCAKFLTFIDYDSVQNIFPATDWQDFFLNSRSWTSAAQETFLTWGLLGVSIYALNCRSNRKGSCNVRTRRELRRDAFLVAFITLTVLILAAVLGSACVQILNSRGYYYLPGSYENLGTNVFLRPANQPLPPQHATMPNRWLLRYSTVVGESFKRSYADPSRESGYQALRLVTELLPAALAAATPEHIAPIWGMIGYLALVLFGLGQLCVMWKPIAGAIGDAPSSILLSCVTGLLLGMPLATEGGIHIVHYLDTILGAAWWLLLLWIGHILALFLVRGRPFTSDILVNDLQMLQSFSAFVAFAWNFLIPIGLIFLCILQYRLSNSAALFNWSSASTVAAAASTSATGASNYWPLWARQVGGFVQVSFLLLVPVVMVIQIYRYLCRGPPDILDRVDLLLRPSIDGDTGNSLRMMQTRRAAVSSRLQRTRNGGAAGGRDSSEPTITISMDSRSVRDADDAPPKYTPPPSYTTATGARIAKLLRNSIRRSVRRLMGETSGSAPSVRQRTALPQTAPDSLGANPSTGDELPPPDYCSALQQFGGPCAMPMAGLELANHHPSAVAPRILYNSATLGSGRRYRSLNAAGEPTAAQPTSSHPPSFTASDVRQVLRPGTTTTVAPTSANGGAGFTQTLRNTLLRRGHSMENLVLAAAPLGDSSIITLHGEDDDDEHHGYGGGNNGSTGRDSVI